The genomic interval AAATTTTGATATCTCTTCTGAAAATGAAAGAAAAAAATTAATTGAAAAACTTCTTATTGAACATATAAATGAATTTCCATTTTTTATAAATCTCTTAATTTCAGTATTTGACATAAAAGATGTTGAAGATAATCATAAAGATGAATTAGCCTATACAAAGGCAAATTTTGAAAATCAAAGAATTGAAATTTATATTAATTTTAAAAAAATTGAAAAATATCAGTTAATAGTAAATAATAAAGAAAATAACTTTGTGTTTGGAAATAAAGAGATTCTATTTATAATTTTTCATGAATTATTACATCACTATCTTTATCATTTTACTAGATTTAAAGAAAATAACTTATTAATAAATATAATAACAGATTATTATGCTAATTCAATATGTGTAGAATTGCTAAATAATCAAAAAAGTGTAGATATTTTTTATATTTTTAAAAAAATTTTAAAAATAAAAATTATAGATTATGACTATATTTCTGATTTATATTATAATATTTTTAAATATAGTTATGATGATTTTCCAGAGTTTTTTGATTTGAGGCACAAGTGGTTAGAAGAAAGATTATATGAATTATTTTTAAAAAAGAAAGAAAAGACTAAAATAAGTTCTCTTTTTTCTGAATGGAAAAAAAGTTTAGAGCAAAAAAAATTAGCTGATTTAGATAATCATGATATTTTTTATAAAGAAAGTGGAAAACAAATTACAATGGAAGATAATGGAGATTCTGAAAATTTTCAAGATAAAGTTCAAGAAATCTATAATAAAATTAGTAATTTTGAAATAGAATATGAAAGTTCTTCCAAAACTTATGGAAAGTCAGAAGGAGCTATTTATGAGAGAAAAAAGGAAAATCTTAAAGCAGATTATTTTTTAAATATACTAAAGTTAAAAAGAATCATAACAAAGTCCTTAAATATTAATGTGATTAAAACTTATAAAACTTTAAATAGAAAAAGACAAAATGAAGAAATTGTATTTAAAGGAAATAAAAAAATTAATGGCAGTAAATTGGTAGTTGCTATTGATGTTTCAGGTTCTATTACTGAAGATGATTTAGAAAAATTTATAAATATGTTATATGGCTTAAATAAAAAGAAAAAGGATTATCTCTTTGATATTATCTACTGGAGTGATAATGATATTAAAGAAAATCAAACTTATTATGAGGATGTAAAAGATATTAAAGAGTTTGCAAAAAAAGAAATATATTCTAGTGGCGGAACAGATATTAGCTATCTTCATTCCTATTTTAATAAAAGATACACAGAAGCTATAGAAGTTGTAAATATAACAGATGGATGTTTTTATTATGATAAAAATTTAAATAAAAATATAGTGAAATATCATTTTGTTTTAACAAAAGGAACAAATAAATCTTTTTCATCATTTTATTCAGAAAAAAGATTTTCTATTATCAGTATAAAAAATTAAAATTATAAATTTTGTGAGTACAATCACATTTTTCTTAAAAATTATGTGATTATACTCACATTTTTTTATATTTGTGATATAATATATTGAGAATGAAGGTAGGTGAGTAGATGGAAAGGTTTATCTTAAATGATTTAATTAAGTGGAAAAACTCAAAATACAGGAAACCTCTTATTTTAAAGGGAGTAAGACAGGTTGGAAAAACTTGGATATTAAAAGAGTTTGGAAATAGATACTATGAGAATATTGCTTATTTTAACTTTGATGAAAATCCTGAGTATAAGCAATTTTTTCAAACAACAAAAGATATAAGTAGAATATTGCAAAACCTAATGTTGATTAGTGGCTACAAAATTGTAGCTGAGAAAACATTAATTGTATTTGACGAAATTCAAGATGCACTAGAAGTAATAAATTCATTAAAGTATTTCTACGAGAATGCACCTGAATATCATATTGCTTGTGCAGGTTCTTTATTGGGAATTACTCTAGCTAAACCAAGTTCATTTCCAGTGGGGAAAGTTGATTTCTTAAATATTTATCCCATGAATTTTTCTGAATTTTTGTTAGCTAATGGAGATGAAAATTTAAAATTATTTTTAGATAGCTTAAATGATATAGAAAATATTCCAGATGCATTTTTCAATCCTCTATATGAAAAACTAAAGATGTACTATGTTACTGGTGGAATGCCAGAAGCTGTATATATGTGGACCCAAGAAAGAGATATAGAACTTGTTAGAAAAACTTTAAATAATATTTTAGAAGCCTATGAAAGAGATTTTGCAAAACATCCAAATATCTATGAGTTTCCTAAAATATCTATGATATGGAAATCAATTCCTTCTCAATTAAGTAAGGAGAATAAAAAATTTATCTATAAAGTAGTTAAAGAAGGGGCAAGAGCAAGAGAATATGAAGATGCTTTACAATGGTTAGTAAATGCAAATTTAGTAACAAAAGTTTTTAAATGTTCAGCACCAAGAATACCGTTGTTTTCATATGATGATTTATCAGCTTTTAAAATATATTTAGTTGATGTAGGTTTACTTACAAGATTATCACAATTATCTCCAAGTACTTTTGGAGAAGGAAATAGACTTTTTACTGAATTTAAAGGAGCATTAACTGAAAATTATATACTACAGGGATTGAGCCCACAATTTGAAGTCAGTCCTCGTTATTGGTCAGAAAATAATTATGAAGTAGATTTTATAATACAAAATGAGAATAATATTATTCCTATTGAAGTAAAAGCTGAAACTAATATAAAAAGTAGAAGTTTGCAAAAATTCAAAGAGAAGTTTAAAGATGATATTAAATTAAGAGTTAGATTTTCATTTGAAAATTTAAAACTAGATGATGATTTACTAAATATACCACTTTTTATGGTGGACTATACTGAGAAAATTATAAATATTGCAATGAACAAATTAAAGGAGAAAAATAATGGATAATGATGTTAAACTAGGAAAATTTATTAGCCTTATTTTAAGACATAAACCAGAAACTATAGATTTAAAATTAGATGAAAATGGTTGGGCTGATACAAAAGAATTAATAGAAAAAATTAGTAAAAGTGGAAGAGAAATTGATTTTACAACATTGGAAAGAATTGTAAATGAAAACAATAAGAAAAGATATAGTTTTAACGAAGATAAAACTAAGATAAGAGCAGTTCAAGGACATTCTATTGAAGTAAATTTAGAGCTTAAAGAAGTTGTTCCACCAGTTGTTCTATATCATGGAACGGCTTTCAAAAATCTAGAAAGTATAAAAAAAGAAGGAATAAAAAAGATGAATAGACAACATGTTCATCTATCAGCAGATCTAGAGACAGCAAAGAATGTTGCCACAAGACATAGTTCAAAATATGTAATTCTTGAAATAGATACTGAAGCTATGTTAAAAGAAAACTATAAATTTTACTTATCAGAAAATAAAGTTTGGCTTACAGATTTTGTTCCAAGTAAATTTATAAAATTTTAGGAAGGAAAAAATGAATAAAAATAGAATTTTACTGAGAGAACGCTATTTTGAGAGTGCTGTTATGCTTTGTATAGCAAATATAGATGGAAAAGACTGTTTTATCTTAGAGAAAAGGGCAAAAAATATTAGACAGGCAGGAGAAATTTCTTTTCCAGGTGGAAAAAAAGATAAGACTGATAAGACTTTTAAAGAAACAGCTATAAGAGAAACTATGGAAGAACTACAGATAAAAAGAAATAAGATTTCAAATGTTAGTAAGTTTGGACTTTTAGTTGCACCTCTTGGAGTGTTAATTGAGTGCTATATATGTAAATTAAATATAGAAAATTTAGATGAAATCAATTATAATAGAGATGAAGTTGAAAAGTTGTTAGCAGTACCTATAGAATTTTTTATGGAAAATGAAGCAATTAAAGGAGAAGTAGAAATTTGTAATAAGGCAAAGTTTGATATAAAAAAATATAATTTCCCTAAAAAATATGAAAATGATTGGAGAATTCCTAATAGATTTGTCTATATCTATATGTTTGAGGAAGAACCAATTTGGGGTATGACGGCAGAAATAATTTGTGATTTCATAAAGACATTGAAAAAAGAAGGAAAGGTTGGTTTCTATGAATATAAATAGAAAATTAGCTACAGAACTTGTAGAAGAAGCAAAAAAGAATGGAAAAAAAGTTGTATTTACTAATGGATGTTTTGATATCCTTCATGCAGGACATGTAACATATTTAACTGAAGCTAAAAGACAAGGGGATATACTTATTGTTGGAGTAAATTCAGATACTTCTGTAAAGAGATTAAAAGGAGAAACAAGACCTATCAATTCTGAATATGATAGAGCTTTTGTACTTGATGCTTTAAAATCAGTTGACTATACTGTTATTTTTGAAGAAGATACTCCTGAAGAATTAATAGCTTGTTTAAAGCCTTCTATTCATGTAAAGGGTGGAGATTACAAAAAAGAAGATTTACCTGAAACAAAAATTGTTGAAAGTTATGGTGGAGAAGTTATTATTTTAAACTTTGTTGAAGGGAAGTCTACAACAAACATAATAGAAAAAATTAATAAGAAATAAAAGGTGAGAGAAATGGAAAAAGTTTTGACTTTTAGTCAGATAGATGAATTAGCAAAAAAACTAGCTAACTATGTTGAAGAAAACACAGTTATTGCTTTAATAGGGGACTTAGGTACTGGTAAAACTACATTCACAAAAACTTTTGCTAAGGAATTTGGAGTTAAAGAAAATCTAAAAAGTCCAACATTTAACTATGTACTTGAATATCTATCAGGAAGATTACCTCTATATCACTTCGATGTCTATAGATTATGTAGTTCAGAAGAAATATATGAGATAGGCTATGAAGATTATATTAATAATGGAGGAGTTGCTCTAATTGAATGGGCTAATATAATATCAGAAGATTTACCTAAAGAATATATAAGAATTGAATTCAAATATGCAGAAAAAGAAGATGAAAGAATAGTTGATATCAGCTATGTAGGAAACAAAGAGAAGGAGGAAAAATTCAATGTTGCTTTTGGGAATTGATACATCTACAAAAATTTGTACTTGTTCTATATATGATAGTGAAGCAGGTGTCATAGCTGAGACAAGTTTATCAGTGAAAAAAAATCATTCAAATATAGTTATGCCAATAGTAGATAATCTATTTAAGATTTCAGATTTGAATATTAAAGATATAGATAAAATTGCAGTTGCAATAGGACCTGGTTCATTTACAGGAGTTAGAATAGCTTTAGGAATAGCTAAGGGTCTAGCTATGGCTCTTAATAAAGGGCTTGTTGCAGTGAATGAACTTGATATATTGGAAGCTATGGCAAGTGATAATGAAAATGAAATTATTCCTTTAATTGATGCTAGAAAAGAAAGAGTTTACTATAAATATCAAGGAAAATGTCAAGATGATTATTTAATTAATCTACTTTCAAGTCTTGATAAAAATAAAAAATATGTATTTGTTGGAGATGGAGCAATAAATTATGCAGATATCTTAAAAGAAAATTTAGGAGAAAATGCTATTATAGTTCCTAGATATAACTCTTTCCCTAGAGCTTCTGTTCTTTGTGAACTTTCTTTAAATAGGGAAGATGCTAATATTTACACAGTAGAACCAGAATATATTAGTAAGTCAAGAGCAGAGAAAAATTTTTAAATTAAAATATAAAAATCCTCTATCTAATTTTTTATATACAAAAATATTAAAAAATGTAGTATAATATATAGATGAGACTTAATAATAAAATAGCATATATAAGCTAATATTTGATATATAAAGGAAAAATTGAAGGGGAGATATATTTTGAAAGCAAGTGAAAGAAAGATTACAAAATTATTTTCAGAAAGTGATACAGTCTTTTCTATTCCTGTTTACCAAAGAGATTATAATTGGCAGGAAAAGCAGTGTCAAAGATTATTTAAAGATATATTACAAACAGGAAAAAATGAAAAAGTAAGCTCTTATTTTTTAGGGAGCATAGTATATATACATGATGGAATTTATGGAGTTGGAGAAAAGGAATTTCATGTTATTGATGGTCAACAAAGAATGACTACCTTAACCTTATTGTTTTTGGCAATATATTTTAAGTTAAAAGGTACAATCTTAGCTAAAGATGCTGATAAAATATATAATCAATATGTTGTTAATCCTTATTCTGAGAAGGAAATTAAATTAAAATTATTACCTCCTGAAGAAAATCTGTATATATTAAATAAAATTTCACATAATAAATTTAATGAATTGGAAGCTTTTCAAGATAGAAATATGTTGAAGAATTATCTATTTTTTGAAAAAGAATTGGAAAATTTATCTTTTGATGATATGAAACATTTATCTAATGGAATAGAAAAATTAATTTATATAGACATTGCTCTTGAAAAGGGAAAAGATGATCCACAAAAGATTTTTGAAAGTCTTAATTCAACAGGTTTGGATTTATCACAGGGAGATTTAATCAGAAACTATATTTTGATGGATTTGGAAAGAGGAGAGCAAAACCGTATATATAAAGAAATATGGATACCTATTGAAAATAACTGTAAAGTTAGTGATGGTAGTGAAATAACTAGTTATGTTTCAGATTTTATAAGAGATTATTTGACATTAAAAACAGAGAAAATTTCTTCTAAACCTAAAGTTTTTGAAACTTTTAAGGCATATTACGAAAAAGAAAATGATGAGAAATTAGAAGATATGAAAAAATATTCTGAGGCTTATTCATATATTATTAAGCCTAGTTTAGAAAAAGATAAAGATATCCAAAGAGAATTGGATTATTTAAAATCTTTAGATAAGACTGTTATCAACACTTTTCTTATAGGAATATTAAAGGACTACAAGGATAATATCTTAGAGAAGGATGAACTTGTGAATATGCTTATCTTACTTCAAAGTTATCTATGGAGAAGATATATCACAGAAAAACCAACTAATGCTTTAAATAAGATATTTCAAGGAATGTATGGAAAAATTTCAAGAGCTGGAAATTACTATGAAAATTTAGTTGATATTTTAATGGCAGAAGATTTTCCAACAGATGAAGAATTAGAAAATGCATTGAAGTTAAAAAATGTATATAAAGACAAGGAAAAATTAAATTATGTCTTTAAGAAATTAGAAAATTATAATCATAATGAGCTAATTGATTTCGATAATGAAAAGATTACTATAGAGCATATTTTCCCACAAAAACCTAATAAAGCTTGGAAGGAAAACTATTCAGATAATGAGTTAGAGCAAATGATAAGCTTTAAAGATACTATCTCTAATCTAACTTTAACTGGAAGCAACTCTA from Fusobacterium pseudoperiodonticum carries:
- a CDS encoding NUDIX hydrolase; the protein is MNKNRILLRERYFESAVMLCIANIDGKDCFILEKRAKNIRQAGEISFPGGKKDKTDKTFKETAIRETMEELQIKRNKISNVSKFGLLVAPLGVLIECYICKLNIENLDEINYNRDEVEKLLAVPIEFFMENEAIKGEVEICNKAKFDIKKYNFPKKYENDWRIPNRFVYIYMFEEEPIWGMTAEIICDFIKTLKKEGKVGFYEYK
- a CDS encoding ATP-binding protein, whose protein sequence is MERFILNDLIKWKNSKYRKPLILKGVRQVGKTWILKEFGNRYYENIAYFNFDENPEYKQFFQTTKDISRILQNLMLISGYKIVAEKTLIVFDEIQDALEVINSLKYFYENAPEYHIACAGSLLGITLAKPSSFPVGKVDFLNIYPMNFSEFLLANGDENLKLFLDSLNDIENIPDAFFNPLYEKLKMYYVTGGMPEAVYMWTQERDIELVRKTLNNILEAYERDFAKHPNIYEFPKISMIWKSIPSQLSKENKKFIYKVVKEGARAREYEDALQWLVNANLVTKVFKCSAPRIPLFSYDDLSAFKIYLVDVGLLTRLSQLSPSTFGEGNRLFTEFKGALTENYILQGLSPQFEVSPRYWSENNYEVDFIIQNENNIIPIEVKAETNIKSRSLQKFKEKFKDDIKLRVRFSFENLKLDDDLLNIPLFMVDYTEKIINIAMNKLKEKNNG
- the tsaE gene encoding tRNA (adenosine(37)-N6)-threonylcarbamoyltransferase complex ATPase subunit type 1 TsaE; this translates as MEKVLTFSQIDELAKKLANYVEENTVIALIGDLGTGKTTFTKTFAKEFGVKENLKSPTFNYVLEYLSGRLPLYHFDVYRLCSSEEIYEIGYEDYINNGGVALIEWANIISEDLPKEYIRIEFKYAEKEDERIVDISYVGNKEKEEKFNVAFGN
- a CDS encoding DUF4357 domain-containing protein, yielding MKASERKITKLFSESDTVFSIPVYQRDYNWQEKQCQRLFKDILQTGKNEKVSSYFLGSIVYIHDGIYGVGEKEFHVIDGQQRMTTLTLLFLAIYFKLKGTILAKDADKIYNQYVVNPYSEKEIKLKLLPPEENLYILNKISHNKFNELEAFQDRNMLKNYLFFEKELENLSFDDMKHLSNGIEKLIYIDIALEKGKDDPQKIFESLNSTGLDLSQGDLIRNYILMDLERGEQNRIYKEIWIPIENNCKVSDGSEITSYVSDFIRDYLTLKTEKISSKPKVFETFKAYYEKENDEKLEDMKKYSEAYSYIIKPSLEKDKDIQRELDYLKSLDKTVINTFLIGILKDYKDNILEKDELVNMLILLQSYLWRRYITEKPTNALNKIFQGMYGKISRAGNYYENLVDILMAEDFPTDEELENALKLKNVYKDKEKLNYVFKKLENYNHNELIDFDNEKITIEHIFPQKPNKAWKENYSDNELEQMISFKDTISNLTLTGSNSNLSNKAFHEKRDDEVHGYRNSKLYMNKYLGRLEEWNLLSMEARFESLYDDIIKIWKRPEDKATNDMEKITFVLKGKVTSGKGRLLSNEKFEILKGTSIVLEVKSDNPSTFRRNKNLIEDLIRKNLIEKLEDRYIFKENYIATSPSAAAILVLGRSANGWTEWKTYEGKLLSDYRK
- a CDS encoding RNA 2'-phosphotransferase; amino-acid sequence: MDNDVKLGKFISLILRHKPETIDLKLDENGWADTKELIEKISKSGREIDFTTLERIVNENNKKRYSFNEDKTKIRAVQGHSIEVNLELKEVVPPVVLYHGTAFKNLESIKKEGIKKMNRQHVHLSADLETAKNVATRHSSKYVILEIDTEAMLKENYKFYLSENKVWLTDFVPSKFIKF
- the tsaB gene encoding tRNA (adenosine(37)-N6)-threonylcarbamoyltransferase complex dimerization subunit type 1 TsaB codes for the protein MLLLGIDTSTKICTCSIYDSEAGVIAETSLSVKKNHSNIVMPIVDNLFKISDLNIKDIDKIAVAIGPGSFTGVRIALGIAKGLAMALNKGLVAVNELDILEAMASDNENEIIPLIDARKERVYYKYQGKCQDDYLINLLSSLDKNKKYVFVGDGAINYADILKENLGENAIIVPRYNSFPRASVLCELSLNREDANIYTVEPEYISKSRAEKNF
- a CDS encoding VWA domain-containing protein, whose translation is MEIKVNRRRRNFDISSENERKKLIEKLLIEHINEFPFFINLLISVFDIKDVEDNHKDELAYTKANFENQRIEIYINFKKIEKYQLIVNNKENNFVFGNKEILFIIFHELLHHYLYHFTRFKENNLLINIITDYYANSICVELLNNQKSVDIFYIFKKILKIKIIDYDYISDLYYNIFKYSYDDFPEFFDLRHKWLEERLYELFLKKKEKTKISSLFSEWKKSLEQKKLADLDNHDIFYKESGKQITMEDNGDSENFQDKVQEIYNKISNFEIEYESSSKTYGKSEGAIYERKKENLKADYFLNILKLKRIITKSLNINVIKTYKTLNRKRQNEEIVFKGNKKINGSKLVVAIDVSGSITEDDLEKFINMLYGLNKKKKDYLFDIIYWSDNDIKENQTYYEDVKDIKEFAKKEIYSSGGTDISYLHSYFNKRYTEAIEVVNITDGCFYYDKNLNKNIVKYHFVLTKGTNKSFSSFYSEKRFSIISIKN
- the rfaE2 gene encoding D-glycero-beta-D-manno-heptose 1-phosphate adenylyltransferase, whose translation is MNINRKLATELVEEAKKNGKKVVFTNGCFDILHAGHVTYLTEAKRQGDILIVGVNSDTSVKRLKGETRPINSEYDRAFVLDALKSVDYTVIFEEDTPEELIACLKPSIHVKGGDYKKEDLPETKIVESYGGEVIILNFVEGKSTTNIIEKINKK